From the genome of Vicia villosa cultivar HV-30 ecotype Madison, WI linkage group LG2, Vvil1.0, whole genome shotgun sequence, one region includes:
- the LOC131651951 gene encoding serine/threonine-protein kinase/endoribonuclease IRE1a-like: protein MKLRVSIFFSLFFFFIFLISTSIADDSISQSQQLSLLRNGNELSPSALVLPPSPKPDTALVAALDGTVYLVESASGRVIWSFSTGSSIYHSSANTPSSEHVECGDDWELIFHDTHFGKTRLKESVADYVAVTPIVSKDGAVILGSKRSTVFEVDAKTGKLLRSYGAADFHNASTTAVWSGDKDRQKVSTFVGANNTELADPGKLDLPEFLLQIVRTDYFLQSVGPGSGIVLWTMSVAEFEAVLFCKHNENPTFKASLDAEGEYASDVDSGLDFAMPYACPDSKLREVYRQRKSFLFEPANFERLSDVSSFQEHDILPMPVSHLMLPSQPKSEKFLPGHNGNMMLPGPVPNSLQPKISFYDSNDDNAVVLPQPHMEIAAPREIDLNRVIELSMTLLAVLSVVFLLIFYQNRSTNKAKVQISGTDLKSPPSKKKRARKSGKNNVIVEKQDNHLYSVEENIRIYKEAENEARLLYNKVNGRRIGKLHVSNKEIAKGSNGTIVLEGIYEGRSVAIKRLVQAHHDVAHKEIQNLIASDFHPNIVRWYGVEYDQDFVYLALERCACNLDDLITIYSDMSENPVLNKDRAFEFFKKTQIETQGDDTQSLWKTNGYPSPLLLKLMRDVVSGLVHLHELGIIHRDLKPQNVLINKERLLCAKLSDMGISKRLLEDMSSLGHSSTGCGSSGWQAPEQLLQGRQTRAVDLFSLGCVLFFCMTAGRHPFGERLERDVNIVNNKKDLFLVEFLPEAEDLVSCLLNHEPYLRPKAIEVLHHPLFWNSEMRLSFLRDVSDRVELEDRETNSVLLDELESTAPMALGTKWDEKMEPNFLANIGRYRRYKFDSVRDLLRVLRNKLNHFRELPLEIQELIGPIPEGFNEYFTSRFPRLLIEVYKVICNNCKDDECFQRYFRDID from the exons ATGAAGCTTCGCGTTTCAATTTTCTTCTCtctattcttcttcttcatcttcctcatctcCACCTCCATCGCCGATGATTCCATCTCCCAATCCCAACAACTCTCCCTCCTCCGCAACGGAAACGAATTATCTCCTTCCGCCCTCGTTCTTCCACCATCACC AAAACCTGATACGGCACTAGTTGCTGCCCTAGACGGTACTGTTTATCTCGTTGAAAGTGCTTCCGGGAgggtaatttggtctttttcaACTGGATCCTCAATCTACCATTCTTCCGCCAACACTCCTTCTTCTGAACACGTCGAATGTGGTGATGACTGGGAATTAATCTTTCACGATACTCACTTTGGCAAAACG AGGCTCAAGGAATCTGTTGCTGATTATGTTGCTGTTACACCTATTGTGTCTAAAGATGGAGCTGTTATACTTGGATCCAAAAGGAGCACTGTATTTGAAGTTGATGCAAAAACTGGAAAGCTCCTTAGAAGTTATGGTGCTGCTGATTTTCATAATGCTTCTACTACTGCAGTGTGGAGTGGTGACAAGGACAGGCAAAAAGTTAGTACTTTTGTCGGTGCAAATAATACCGAACTTGCTGATCCAGGAAAGCTTGATTTACCGGAGTTCTTGCTCCAGATAGTTAGGACCGATTATTTTTTACAATCTGTGGGTCCTGGTTCAGGAATAGTGTTGTGGACTATGTCAGTAGCTGAATTTGAGGCTGTATTATTTTGCAAACATAATGAAAATCCTACCTTCAAGGCTTCCCTTGATGCAGAAGGTGAGTATGCTTCTGATGTTGACAGTGGCTTGGATTTTGCTATGCCGTATGCGTGTCCAGACAGTAAGCTCAGAGAAGTCTATCGCCAGCGAAAGAGTTTTCTGTTTGAACCTGCTAACTTCGAAAGATTATCTGATGTTAGTTCTTTTCAAGAACATGATATCCTCCCGATGCCGGTTTCACATCTGATGCTTCCATCACAACCTAAGAGTGAAAAATTCCTCCCCGGTCACaatggtaatatgatgcttcccGGGCCTGTGCCTAATTCTTTGCAGCCAAAAATTAGCTTCTACGATAGTAATGATGATAATGCAGTTGTGCTCCCTCAGCCGCATATGGAGATTGCTGCACCTAGGGAAATTGATCTGAACAGGGTGATTGAATTGTCAATGACATTATTGGCTGTATTATCTGTGgtgtttcttttgatattttaccAAAATCGATCTACAAATAAAGCAAAGGTTCAAATCAGTGGCACAGATTTGAAAAGCCCACCTTCTAAGAAAAAGAGAGCACGCAAGTCAGGAAAAAACAATGTCATTGTTGAAAAACAGGATAATCATCTCTATTCAGTTGAGGAGAATATACGAATATATAAGGAAGCAGAAAATGAAGCACGTTTGCTGTATAATAAAGTCAATGGACGCAGGATTGGTAAACTGCATGTATCTAATAAAGAAATTGCGAAGGGGAGTAATGGTACTATTGTTCTTGAGGGGATTTATGAAGGTCGATCAGTTGCTATCAAACGTCTTGTTCAGGCTCATCATGATGTAGCTCATAAAGAAATCCAAAATCTCATTGCTTCTGACTTTCATCCAAATATTGTCCGATGGTACGGCGTGGAATATGATCAAGATTTTGTTTACCTTGCTCTAGAACGTTGTGCATGCAACTTGGATGATTTGATTACTATTTATTCAGATATGTCAGAAAATCCAGTGCTAAACAAAGATCGAGCTTTTGAATTTTTCAAGAAGACCCAGATAGAGACGCAGGGAGATGATACACAGAGTCTTTGGAAAACAAATGGTTATCCATCTCCTCTTTTACTAAAGCTGATGAG GGATGTGGTCTCTGGGCTTGTTCATTTGCACGAACTAGGAATAATACATCGCGATTTGAAACCCCAAAATGTTTTGATAAACAAGGAAAGATTATTATGTGCCAAGCTTTCTGATATGGGGATTAGCAAGCGACTTCTTGAAGATATGTCTTCATTAGGCCATAGTTCTACTG GATGTGGCAGTTCGGGTTGGCAAGCACCAGAGCAGCTTCTTCAGGGACGTCAAACACGGGCTGTGGATTTGTTTAGTTTAGGCTGTGTCCTCTTTTTCTGTATGACAGCAGGTAGACATCCATTTGGAGAACGTCTTGAGCGTGATGTCAATATTGTTAACAATAAAAAGGATCTTTTCTTAGTGGAGTTCCTTCCTGAAGCTGAGGATCTTGTTTCTTGTTTATTAAACCATGAACCCTATCTAAG GCCAAAGGCGATTGAAGTATTGCATCATCCTCTATTTTGGAATTCTGAGATGAGACTTTCATTTCTTCGTGACGTTAGTGACAGGGTGGAACTTGAAGATAGAGAGACTAATTCTGTTCTTTTAGATGAATTAGAGAGCACAGCTCCAATGGCTTTAGGTACAAAATGGGACGAAAAGATGGAACCGAATTTCCTTGCTAACATTGGTCGTTACAGGCGGTATAAATTTGATAGTGTTCGAGACTTGTTGAGGGTCTTGAGAAACAAGCTAAATCATTTTAGAGAATTGCCTCTAGAAATTCAG GAACTGATAGGACCTATTCCAGAAGGATTCAATGAGTACTTTACAAGTCGATTTCCAAGGCTTTTGATTGAAGTGTACAAAGTTATATGCAATAATTGCAAAGATGATGAATGTTTTCAAAGATATTTTAGAGACATTGATTAA